In Tenrec ecaudatus isolate mTenEca1 chromosome 4, mTenEca1.hap1, whole genome shotgun sequence, a single window of DNA contains:
- the ART5 gene encoding ecto-ADP-ribosyltransferase 5, which produces MLVALLMALSCIGLQPLRQVQAVPVLPLGLAPDTFDDAYAGCSEEMEEQAASLLQEEMARHALLREAWGAAQAAWEVRRPGLALPPGFQAQHAVAIMVYTNSSNTLYSELNQAVRTGGGSRELYMRHFPFKALHFYLTRALQLLRANSGCGPEAGAVVFRGVGSLRFEPKRLGDSVRFGQFASSSLDEAVARKFSNATFFSLRTCYGAPIQAFSVFPEEREVLIPPHEVFMVTRFFRDGAWNLVTLRSYNQTCSHFNCAYLGGQKRRNCVLAPKGEQPDTPLTEGFSRLSRKTMLLAPGEFLGSESLSPAL; this is translated from the exons ATGTTGGTGGCTCTGTTGATGGCCCTCAGCTGCATCGGCCTCCAACCCCTCCGGCAG GTCCAGGCTGTCCCTGTCCTGCCCCTGGGCCTGGCCCCGGACACTTTCGATGATGCCTATGCTGGCTGCTCGGAGGAAAtggaggagcaggcagcctccctgCTGCAGGAGGAGATGGCCCGCCACGCCCTGCTGCGGGAGGCCTGGGGGGCAGCCCAGGCGGCCTGGGAAGTCAGGCGCCCCGGGCTCGCCTTGCCACCGGGTTTCCAGGCCCAGCACGCAGTAGCGATCATGGTCTACACCAACTCCTCCAACACCCTGTACTCGGAGCTGAATCAGGCTGTGCGGACCGGAGGTGGCTCTCGGGAACTCTACATGAGGCACTTCCCCTTCAAGGCGCTGCATTTCTACCTGACCCGGGCCCTGCAGCTGCTGCGGGCCAACAGTGGCTGTGGCCCGGAAGCTGGGGCGGTGGTATTCCGAGGTGTGGGCAGCCTGCGTTTTGAACCCAAGAGGCTTGGGGACTCCGTCCGCTTTGGCCAGTTTGCCTCCAGTTCCCTGGATGAGGCAGTGGCCCGAAAATTTAGTAATGCCACCTTCTTCTCTCTAAGGACTTGCTACGGGGCTCCCATCCAGGCCTTTTCTGTCTTTCCCGAAGAGCGAGAGGTGCTCATTCCTCCCCATGAAGTCTTCATGGTCACCAGGTTCTTCCGCGACGGAGCCTGGAACCTAGTGACTCTCAGGAGCTATAATCAGACCTGCAGCCACTTTAACTGTGCCTACCTGGGTG GGCAGAAGAGGCGGAACTGTGTATTGGCACCAA AAGGGGAGCAGCCAGACACCCCTCTCACGGAGGGCTTCTCTCGGCTGTCGCGGAAGACCATGCTTTTGGCCCCTGGGGAGTTCCTAGGATCTGAAAGCCTGTCGCCTGCCCTTTAG
- the LOC142445914 gene encoding short transient receptor potential channel 2-like, protein MTSEEGLVSGNSVGPTLSRSFIQPQPNWTEIVNKKLKFPPTILGAIQEGRLGLVHQLLEDTGGGGPLRNVEEAEDRSWREALNLAIRLGHEAITDVLLANVKFDFRQIHEALLVAVDTNQPAVVRRLLARLEREKGRKVDTRSFSLAFFDSSIDGSRFAPGVTPLTLACQKDLYEIAQLLMDQGHTIARPHPVSCACLECGNARRYDLLKFSLSRINTYRGIASRAHLSLASEDAMLAAFQLSRELRRLARKEPEFKPEYIALESVSQDYGFELLGMCRNQSEVTAVLNDLGEDSETEAEGLGQAFEEGIPNLARLRLAVNYNQKRFVAHPICQQVLSSIWCGNLAGWRGSTTIWKLFIAFLIFLTMPFLCLGYWLAPKSRLGHLLKIPVLKFLLHSASYLWFLIFLLGESLVMETQLSTFRGRSQSVWETSLHMIWVTGFLWFECKEVWIEGLRSYLLDWWNFLDVVILSLYLAAFALRLLLAALAHTHCWDAPNGTTCRYFTTAERSEWRTEDPQFLAEVLFAVTSMLSFTRLAYILPAHESLGTLQISIGKMIDDMIRFMFILMIILTAFLCGLNNIYVPYQETERLGNFNETFQFLFWTMFGMEEHSVVDMPQFLVPEFVGRALYGIFTIVMVIVLLNMLIAMITNSFQKIEDDADVEWKFARSKLYLSYFREGLTLPVPFNILPSPKSVFYLLRRIVRAVCCCCSCCKCKEPDYPPAPTFANPGAGTGPREGEKGSYRLRVIKALVQRYIETARREFEETRRKDLGNRLTELTKTVSRLQSEVAGVRQTLTEGWTPRPPDGASSLSRYITRVRNSFQNLGPPIPETPELTVPGVMETQASSEMRPQDPGVSGPSSPAHVLVHREQGAEGAEDLSQESRGS, encoded by the exons CCTGGGTGCCATTCAGGAGGGGCGGCTGGGCCTGGTGCATCAGCTGCTGGAGGACACGGGTGGCGGCGGGCCCCTGCGAAACGTGGAAGAGGCCGAGGATCGCTCCTGGAGGGAAGCTCTCAACCTGGCCATCCGCCTGGGCCACGAGGCCATCACCGACGTGCTGTTGGCCAATGTCAAGTTCGACTTCCGGCAGATCCATGAGGCGTTGCTAGTGGCAGTGGACACCAACCAGCCTGCTGTGGTGCGGCGCCTGCTGGCCCGCCTGGAGCGGGAGAAGGGCCGCAAGGTcgacaccaggtctttctccctggcTTTCTTCGACTCGTCGATCGATGGCTCCCGCTTTGCCCCGGGCGTCACGCCACTCACGCTGGCCTGCCAGAAGGACCTGTATGAGATCGCGCAGCTGCTCATGGATCAGGGCCACACCATCGCCCGGCCCCACCCCGTCTCCTGCGCCTGCCTGGAGTGTGGCAACGCCCGCCGCTACGACCTGCTGAAGTTCTCCCTGTCCCGCATCAACACCTACCGCGGCATTGCCAGCAGGGCCCACCTCTCGCTGGCTAGCGAGGACGCCATGCTGGCTGCCTTCCAGCTCAGCCGCGAGCTCAGGCGCCTCGCACGCAAGGAGCCCGAGTTCAAG CCAGAGTACATTGCGCTGGAGTCAGTGAGCCAGGACTACGGCTTTGAGCTGCTGGGCATGTGCCGGAACCAGAGCGAGGTCACGGCAGTACTCAACGACCTGGGCGAGGACAGCGAGACGGAGGCTGAAGGCCTGGGCCAGGCCTTTGAGGAGGGAATCCCCAACCTGGCGAGGCTGCGGCTGGCCGTCAACTACAATCAGAAGCGG TTCGTAGCACACCCCATCTGCCAGCAAGTCCTGTCCTCCATCTGGTGTGGGAACCTGGCCGGCTGGCGTGGAAGCACCACCATCTGGAAGCTCTTTATCGCCTTCCTCATCTTCCTCACCATGCCCTTCCTCTGCCTTGGCTACTGGCTGGCACCCAAGTCCCGG CTGGGCCACCTGCTGAAGATCCCAGTACTGAAGTTCCTGCTGCACTCCgcctcctacctgtggttcctcATCTTCCTGCTGGGAGAGTCCCTGGTCATGGAGACCCAGCTCAGCACCTTCCGTGGCCGCAGCCAGAGCGTGTGGGAGACGTCCCTACACATGATTTGGGTCACAG GCTTCCTGTGGTTCGAGTGTAAGGAGGTGTGGATTGAGGGCCTGCGCAGCTACCTCCTGGATTGGTGGAACTTCCTGGATGTGGTCATCCTGTCGCTGTACCTGGCGGCCTTCGCCTTGCGCCTCCTCCTGGCTGCCCTTGCCCACACGCACTGCTGGGATGCGCCCAATGGGACGACCTGCCGCTATTTCACCACTGCTG AGAGAAGTGAGTGGCGCACCGAGGACCCCCAGTTCTTGGCTGAGGTGCTCTTTGCGGTCACCAGCATGCTCAGCTTCACCCGCCTGGCCTACATTCTGCCAGCCCACGAGTCGCTGGGCACGCTGCAGATTTCCATCGGCAAAATGATCGACGACATGATCCG GTTTATGTTCATCCTCATGATCATCCTGACCGCCTTCCTCTGTGGCCTCAACAACATCTACGTGCCCTACCAGGAGACGGAACGGCTGGGCAA TTTCAACGAGACATTCCAGTTTCTGTTCTGGACCATGTTTGGCATGGAGGAGCACAGCGTGGTAGACATGCCTCAGTTTCTGGTGCCTGAATTTGTGGGCCGCGCCCTCTACGGCATCTTTACCATCGTCATGGTCATCGTGCTGCTCAACATGCTCATTGCCATGATCACCAACTCCTTCCAGAAGATTGAG GATGATGCTGACGTGGAGTGGAAGTTTGCTCGTTCCAAGCTGTACCTGTCCTACTTCCGAGAGGGCCTGACCCTGCCCGTGCCCTTCAACATTCTGCCCTCTCCCAAATCCGTCTTCTACCTTCTCAG GAGAATTGTCCGGGCtgtttgctgctgctgttcctgCTGCAAATGCAAGGAGCCAGActatccccccgcccccaccttc GCCAATCCTGGGGCAGGAACAGGGCccagggaaggagagaaaggcTCCTACCGGCTTCGAGTCATCAAGGCCCTGGTCCAGCGCTACATAGAGACGGCCCGCCGTGAGTTTGAGGAGACGCGTAGGAAAG ACCTGGGCAACAGACTGACGGAGCTGACCAAGACCGTATCTCGACTGCAAAGTGAGGTCGCTGGAGTGCGGCAGACCCTGACGGAGGGATGGACACCCCGGCCCCCCGACGGTGCCAGCAGCCTCAGTCGTTACATCACCCGAGTGCGGAACAGCTTCCAGAACCTGGGGCCACCCATCCCTGAGACCCCAGAGCTGACCGTGCCGGGGGTTATGGAAACCCAAGCATCTTCAGAAATGCGGCCCCAGGACCCTGGGGTGTCTGGGCCCTCCTCCCCAGCTCATGTGCTGGTGcacagggagcagggagcagaggGGGCTGAGGACCTGTCCCAGGAGTCAAGGGGGTCCTAG